In a single window of the uncultured Dysgonomonas sp. genome:
- a CDS encoding NAD(P)H-dependent oxidoreductase subunit E, with protein MEQVRDYKQIINMSEELMARINELLSHYPADKKKSALLPVLHAVQDAHDNWLSLELMDKVAEILEITPIEVYEVVTFYSMFNQKPIAKYMFEFCRTACCGLRGGEDLAEYTCQKLGVKQGEITPDGMFSVVGVECLGACGYGPMLQLGDNYHENLTKEKIDKLIEDCKEGKVNLY; from the coding sequence ATGGAACAAGTAAGAGATTACAAACAAATAATAAACATGTCGGAAGAATTGATGGCACGCATAAATGAATTGTTGAGCCATTATCCTGCCGACAAGAAAAAATCGGCGTTACTACCTGTTCTTCACGCAGTTCAAGATGCTCACGACAATTGGCTGAGCCTCGAACTCATGGATAAGGTAGCCGAAATATTAGAAATAACTCCTATCGAGGTGTACGAAGTTGTGACATTCTATTCAATGTTTAACCAGAAGCCTATAGCAAAATATATGTTTGAATTCTGCCGTACCGCTTGCTGCGGATTACGCGGTGGCGAAGACCTGGCAGAATACACATGTCAAAAACTCGGTGTTAAGCAGGGTGAAATCACTCCCGACGGTATGTTTAGTGTTGTGGGCGTAGAGTGTCTCGGTGCGTGTGGCTATGGCCCCATGCTTCAATTGGGAGACAACTATCACGAAAACCTCACTAAGGAAAAGATAGATAAGCTCATAGAAGATTGTAAAGAAGGAAAAGTAAACCTATATTAA
- the nuoF gene encoding NADH-quinone oxidoreductase subunit NuoF: MAKKILFEKLDIPGIQEYEVYRKNGGYASVEKALKTMTPDEVVEQVKTSGMRGRGGAGFPMGMKWSFIDKKSGKPRHLVVNADESEPGTFKDRFLMHHIPHLLIEGAIVSSYALEANLSYIYIRGEYMWIFKILEKAIKEAYANGWLGKNILGTGYDLDLYVHCGAGAYICGEETALIESLEGKRGNPRIKPPFPAVSGLWNEPTVVNNVESISTVSWIINNGGEEYAKIGVGRSTGTKLMSASGHIKNPGVYEIELGMSVDEFFNSDEYCGGMLDERPLKAVIPGGCSVPILPPQYIFKTANGEDRLLSYESLSDGGFVTGSSLGSGGFIVYNDTACIVRNTWNFSRFFHHESCGQCSPCREGTGWMDKILHRIETGFGREEDIDLLWSIQSKIEGNTICPLGDAASWPVAAAIRHFREEFEYHVRFPEKIKDRNHFVNEPMEKVRHLLKPLASSL, encoded by the coding sequence ATGGCTAAAAAGATATTATTTGAAAAATTAGATATTCCCGGAATACAGGAATACGAGGTTTATCGCAAGAACGGCGGTTATGCATCTGTAGAAAAAGCGCTGAAAACAATGACTCCCGACGAAGTCGTTGAACAAGTGAAAACTTCAGGCATGCGTGGTCGTGGAGGAGCCGGTTTCCCTATGGGTATGAAGTGGAGCTTCATCGACAAGAAGTCGGGAAAGCCACGCCATCTGGTAGTAAACGCCGACGAATCGGAACCGGGTACATTCAAAGACCGTTTCCTGATGCACCACATTCCTCATTTACTTATCGAAGGTGCTATCGTTTCCAGCTATGCTCTGGAAGCAAATCTCTCTTATATCTATATCCGCGGAGAATACATGTGGATATTCAAGATATTGGAAAAAGCAATAAAAGAAGCCTATGCCAACGGTTGGCTGGGTAAAAATATATTAGGTACAGGATATGACCTCGACCTTTATGTACACTGTGGTGCAGGAGCTTATATCTGCGGAGAAGAAACCGCACTGATAGAATCCCTCGAAGGTAAACGGGGAAATCCACGCATCAAACCGCCATTCCCTGCTGTAAGCGGACTTTGGAATGAACCTACTGTAGTAAATAACGTAGAATCCATCTCTACCGTTTCATGGATAATAAATAATGGCGGTGAAGAATATGCAAAAATCGGAGTCGGCAGATCGACAGGTACTAAACTAATGTCAGCTTCGGGACATATCAAAAATCCGGGAGTATACGAAATAGAATTGGGCATGTCCGTTGATGAATTTTTTAATTCGGATGAATATTGCGGGGGTATGCTGGACGAACGTCCTCTCAAAGCTGTTATACCGGGCGGATGTTCCGTACCGATCCTGCCTCCTCAATATATATTCAAAACAGCAAACGGAGAAGACCGTCTCTTATCTTATGAGTCTCTTTCCGACGGTGGATTTGTAACAGGGTCATCATTAGGTTCAGGAGGATTTATTGTATATAACGATACAGCCTGTATTGTTCGCAATACCTGGAATTTCTCCCGTTTTTTCCATCACGAAAGCTGCGGACAGTGTTCTCCTTGCCGCGAAGGAACAGGATGGATGGATAAAATACTTCACCGCATCGAAACCGGTTTCGGCCGCGAAGAAGATATAGACCTTCTGTGGAGTATACAAAGCAAGATAGAAGGAAACACAATATGCCCGCTGGGTGATGCCGCCTCGTGGCCTGTGGCTGCTGCCATACGTCACTTCCGTGAAGAATTCGAATATCATGTCCGTTTCCCTGAAAAGATTAAGGACAGGAACCACTTTGTAAATGAACCGATGGAAAAAGTCAGACATTTATTGAAGCCGTTAGCCAGTAGCCTTTAG
- a CDS encoding 2Fe-2S iron-sulfur cluster-binding protein: MKVTIDGHTIEVEAGTTVLQAARMIGGASVPPTMCYYSKLKDCGGKCRCCLVEISKGSERDPRPMPKLQPSCVTAVQDGMEVLSADSPRALEARQAVTEFLLINHPLDCPVCDQAGECDLQNLAYGNGNFKSRYIEEKRTFEPENIGPYIQLHMNRCILCYRCVKLADQLTPERVHGVVGRGDHAEISTYIERAIDNDFSGNVIDVCPVGALTDKTFRFKSRVWFNKPFNAHRHCTKCSGKVTLWMFGDTVQRVTARKDEWHEVEDFICNECRFEHKNVEDWIVEGPRKFEKPSVINVNNYTTHLKKVKIETEELVLEGRDEDRKKISMAGSPYDEKEKEAIEKTKEE, encoded by the coding sequence ATGAAAGTTACAATAGATGGACATACTATAGAGGTCGAAGCAGGAACTACCGTTCTGCAAGCTGCACGCATGATTGGCGGAGCCAGCGTTCCTCCTACTATGTGTTATTACTCCAAACTCAAAGATTGCGGTGGTAAATGTCGCTGTTGCTTGGTAGAAATAAGCAAGGGTAGTGAGAGAGACCCCCGCCCTATGCCAAAACTTCAGCCATCGTGCGTCACAGCCGTACAGGATGGAATGGAAGTATTAAGTGCCGACTCGCCGCGTGCATTGGAAGCCCGCCAGGCTGTTACCGAGTTTCTGTTAATCAACCATCCGCTCGACTGCCCTGTTTGCGACCAGGCCGGAGAATGTGATTTGCAAAACCTTGCATATGGCAACGGGAACTTTAAATCGCGCTACATAGAGGAAAAACGCACTTTCGAACCCGAGAATATCGGTCCTTATATACAATTGCACATGAATCGCTGTATCCTGTGCTACCGCTGCGTAAAACTGGCCGACCAGCTGACACCTGAACGTGTTCATGGTGTAGTCGGACGTGGCGACCATGCAGAGATATCCACTTACATCGAGCGGGCAATAGACAATGACTTTTCGGGAAATGTAATCGACGTATGTCCTGTAGGGGCACTGACTGATAAAACATTCCGCTTCAAATCGCGTGTATGGTTCAACAAACCGTTCAACGCGCATCGTCATTGCACCAAATGTTCGGGTAAAGTCACATTATGGATGTTCGGGGATACGGTTCAACGTGTTACTGCACGCAAGGATGAATGGCATGAGGTAGAAGATTTCATCTGCAACGAATGCCGTTTCGAACATAAGAATGTAGAAGACTGGATTGTGGAAGGCCCTCGTAAGTTTGAGAAGCCATCTGTAATCAATGTCAATAACTATACCACTCATCTGAAAAAGGTAAAAATTGAAACCGAAGAGCTTGTACTCGAAGGCAGGGATGAAGACCGGAAGAAAATAAGTATGGCCGGTTCACCTTACGATGAAAAGGAAAAAGAAGCTATAGAGAAAACAAAAGAAGAATGA
- the nuoH gene encoding NADH-quinone oxidoreductase subunit NuoH, whose amino-acid sequence MEVAFILEKLIFIVLVFAVTMLVALYSTYAERKVAGFLQDRYGPNRAGPFGLLQPICDGAKLFSKEEFMPNTPNKILFVVAPAIAMSVSLLGVAVIPWAEKFDIPGYGEVMGYIGDVNVAVLYIVAVLSTSVYGVVIGGWASNNKYSLMGSIRAGAQMISYEIAMGLSIIALVMMTGSLSLVEITAQQGGWNGMQWNVIFQPLTFIIFLVCSFAECNRTPFDLAECESELVNGHHTEYSSLGMGFFMFSEYASMFFSSAFISVLFFGGYNYPGIDWVRENWGINWASGFGVLALMAKTLFFIFFYMWVRWTIPRFRYDQLMKLGWKMLFPLAIVNIFLVGIAILIFK is encoded by the coding sequence ATGGAAGTTGCATTTATTTTAGAAAAATTGATTTTTATTGTTCTGGTATTTGCCGTTACAATGCTGGTTGCCTTGTACTCCACATATGCCGAACGTAAAGTCGCCGGATTCCTGCAAGACCGTTACGGGCCTAACCGTGCGGGTCCATTTGGGCTATTGCAACCTATTTGCGACGGCGCTAAACTTTTCTCGAAAGAAGAGTTTATGCCCAACACGCCCAATAAGATACTTTTTGTTGTAGCTCCGGCTATTGCTATGTCTGTATCCCTGCTGGGTGTTGCCGTAATCCCCTGGGCTGAAAAGTTTGACATACCGGGCTATGGCGAAGTGATGGGTTACATCGGTGATGTGAATGTAGCTGTACTTTACATCGTTGCTGTATTATCCACCAGTGTTTATGGAGTAGTAATCGGCGGCTGGGCATCAAACAACAAATACTCACTGATGGGTAGTATCCGTGCAGGTGCGCAAATGATTTCCTATGAGATAGCAATGGGACTTTCCATTATTGCACTGGTGATGATGACAGGTTCGCTCAGCCTTGTAGAGATTACAGCACAACAAGGCGGTTGGAACGGAATGCAATGGAACGTTATTTTTCAACCTCTTACTTTCATCATTTTCCTCGTATGTTCTTTTGCAGAATGCAACCGGACACCGTTCGACCTAGCCGAGTGTGAATCGGAGCTGGTAAACGGTCACCATACCGAATATTCATCTTTGGGGATGGGATTTTTCATGTTCTCGGAATATGCAAGTATGTTCTTTTCTTCGGCTTTCATATCCGTTCTTTTCTTCGGAGGATATAATTATCCGGGAATCGACTGGGTAAGGGAAAACTGGGGTATAAATTGGGCAAGCGGATTTGGAGTGTTAGCCCTAATGGCTAAAACGCTATTCTTCATCTTCTTCTATATGTGGGTACGCTGGACAATACCGAGATTCCGTTACGACCAACTGATGAAACTGGGATGGAAAATGTTGTTCCCGCTAGCTATCGTGAATATCTTCCTTGTAGGAATAGCTATTCTGATTTTTAAATAA
- a CDS encoding NADH-quinone oxidoreductase subunit I: protein MSSIKDISLSGKKVEVTDKKMTFIESIYLPAIVQGMWITIKHFFKKKNTIQYPEQQREFSPVYRGQHVLMRDDQGRERCTACGLCALACPAEAITMVAAERKRGEEHLYREEKYAATYEINMLRCIFCGLCEDACPKEAIFLTKSKLLVKPKLEREAFIYGKDKLVISVEDGKARKYD, encoded by the coding sequence ATGTCATCAATAAAAGATATATCGTTATCAGGCAAGAAAGTAGAAGTTACCGATAAAAAAATGACTTTTATCGAGAGCATTTATTTGCCTGCTATTGTGCAAGGGATGTGGATTACGATAAAGCATTTCTTCAAAAAGAAAAATACAATCCAGTATCCCGAGCAGCAACGTGAGTTCAGTCCTGTATATCGCGGCCAGCATGTACTGATGCGCGACGATCAGGGACGCGAACGTTGTACTGCCTGTGGTCTATGTGCCCTGGCTTGTCCGGCAGAAGCTATTACAATGGTAGCAGCCGAACGAAAGAGGGGCGAAGAACATCTTTATAGGGAGGAAAAATATGCCGCCACATACGAAATTAATATGCTGCGATGTATATTCTGCGGACTGTGCGAAGACGCTTGTCCTAAAGAAGCGATTTTCCTGACCAAATCAAAACTTTTGGTAAAACCGAAACTGGAAAGAGAAGCATTTATCTATGGCAAGGATAAACTGGTGATTTCGGTAGAAGATGGTAAAGCCCGGAAATACGATTAG
- a CDS encoding NADH-quinone oxidoreductase subunit J, producing the protein MISVIFYILAAITLGTGILTVISKNPIHSAVYMIICFFSISGHFLLLNALFLAVINIVVYAGAIMVLLLFTLMLMNLSEQHEPKKKVISRIAATVSSCLMGIVLLAALIKSAPVVETYKAEGLDYQSVNIIGQVLLDEYLVPFEFASILLITAMIGAVLISKKEKKA; encoded by the coding sequence ATGATATCTGTAATTTTTTACATTCTGGCAGCCATTACACTCGGCACAGGTATTTTGACTGTAATATCAAAAAACCCTATCCACAGTGCTGTGTATATGATTATCTGTTTCTTTTCCATCTCAGGACATTTTCTGTTGCTGAATGCTTTGTTTCTGGCAGTAATAAACATTGTAGTTTATGCCGGGGCGATTATGGTATTGCTACTCTTCACACTCATGTTGATGAACCTCAGTGAACAGCACGAGCCTAAAAAGAAAGTGATCAGCCGTATAGCAGCCACTGTATCATCCTGCCTGATGGGTATTGTATTACTGGCAGCATTGATAAAATCCGCGCCTGTGGTAGAGACATATAAGGCTGAAGGGCTGGATTACCAGTCGGTAAATATTATCGGACAGGTACTACTCGACGAATACCTTGTTCCGTTCGAGTTTGCTTCTATACTGTTGATAACAGCCATGATCGGAGCCGTATTAATTTCTAAAAAAGAGAAAAAAGCTTAA
- the nuoK gene encoding NADH-quinone oxidoreductase subunit NuoK, which translates to MLNNILEQVGIDNYIYLCILLFTVGAIGLLYRRSTIVMLMSVELMLAAANMLLAVFSVYHQDTSGQVFVIFSLAVAAAEVAVGLAILVAIYRNIGTIDIDELKNLKG; encoded by the coding sequence ATGCTGAATAATATATTAGAACAAGTAGGAATCGACAATTACATCTACCTCTGCATACTTTTGTTTACAGTGGGTGCGATAGGGTTGTTGTATCGTCGGAGTACGATAGTGATGCTGATGTCGGTAGAACTGATGCTTGCAGCCGCCAATATGTTGCTTGCAGTATTTTCGGTTTACCATCAGGATACCAGCGGACAGGTGTTTGTAATTTTCTCGCTGGCAGTAGCCGCCGCCGAGGTTGCCGTAGGACTGGCTATTCTGGTAGCCATTTACAGGAATATAGGCACTATCGATATTGATGAATTAAAAAACTTAAAAGGATAA
- the nuoL gene encoding NADH-quinone oxidoreductase subunit L — MDTLLVLILLLSPFVGFLINLLVGKKFLGRTMPGIIATSAVLVSFVISLVFFLRVLSSGEVVHVDLFQWIALGEFTTNLAFTLDQLSLLWLLFVTGIGALIHIYSMGYMHDDRNIDRFFAYLNLFIFFMSVLVAGSNLLVMFIGWEGVGLCSYLLIGFWSRNQKYNDAAKKAFIMNRIGDLGFLIGIFTLAYLFKTVDYDTLKTAVSTTSNPEVSTLLGVATLALFVGATGKSAQIPLYTWLPDAMAGPTPVSALIHAATMVTAGIFMVTRLNFLFDLTEGIRLLIAVVGAVTALFAASIAIAQTDIKKVLAYSTVSQLGLMFLALGLGAYHVAVFHVITHAFFKACLFLGSGSVIHAMGGEQDMRKMGGLRKAMPKTYYTFLVSTLSISGIPLFAGFFSKDEIMLTAFEHNKILWILGALASLLTAFYMFRVLYLTFFGKFRGTEEQKHHLHESPNTMTMPLIILGFLAVFGGVISLPSFLGVHSWLNGFLAPILPSATAEHPPLDMQLTTVIISSLIAFIGLGLAYFKYIKKSEVPAEDSKITGFGKVLYNKYYIDEIYNALFVKPIYALANFFDKYMEQWLKGFFKGGGELVETVSPYFKKLQNGSLGFYLFFFVLGFSALIICLFLV; from the coding sequence ATGGACACACTATTAGTATTAATACTTCTGCTTAGCCCCTTTGTTGGTTTTTTAATCAATCTGCTCGTTGGCAAAAAATTTCTGGGACGGACAATGCCCGGAATTATCGCCACGTCGGCTGTACTTGTCAGTTTTGTTATCTCACTCGTATTTTTTCTCCGTGTACTTTCTTCGGGTGAAGTTGTACATGTAGACTTGTTTCAATGGATTGCTCTCGGTGAGTTCACAACAAACTTGGCCTTCACGCTCGATCAACTGTCTTTGTTATGGTTGTTGTTTGTGACTGGTATCGGCGCGCTGATCCATATCTATTCGATGGGATATATGCACGATGACAGGAATATAGACCGGTTCTTCGCTTATCTCAATCTCTTTATCTTCTTTATGTCGGTACTGGTAGCAGGAAGCAACCTGCTGGTTATGTTCATCGGCTGGGAAGGCGTCGGCCTGTGTTCTTATCTCTTGATCGGGTTCTGGTCGAGAAATCAAAAATACAACGATGCTGCAAAGAAAGCCTTTATAATGAACCGTATCGGGGACTTAGGCTTCCTTATAGGTATCTTTACACTGGCTTATCTGTTCAAGACAGTGGATTACGACACATTGAAAACGGCCGTATCCACAACATCCAATCCTGAAGTTTCCACATTACTCGGCGTTGCTACTTTAGCTCTATTTGTTGGAGCAACAGGTAAAAGTGCGCAGATACCTCTATATACATGGTTGCCTGATGCAATGGCGGGACCTACTCCGGTTTCCGCACTGATACATGCCGCTACAATGGTAACAGCAGGTATCTTTATGGTGACACGCCTTAACTTCTTGTTTGATTTAACAGAAGGTATTCGATTATTAATAGCCGTTGTGGGAGCAGTAACAGCATTATTCGCCGCATCCATAGCTATTGCACAGACCGATATAAAGAAAGTGCTGGCATATTCCACCGTATCGCAATTGGGACTTATGTTCCTCGCTTTGGGACTGGGAGCATATCATGTGGCCGTGTTCCATGTTATCACACATGCTTTCTTCAAGGCCTGTCTCTTCCTTGGTTCAGGTTCGGTTATCCATGCGATGGGTGGCGAACAAGACATGCGCAAGATGGGCGGACTAAGGAAAGCCATGCCTAAAACATACTATACATTCTTAGTATCTACACTATCCATATCGGGAATACCTCTTTTTGCAGGTTTCTTCTCGAAAGACGAAATAATGCTGACAGCTTTCGAGCATAACAAGATACTATGGATACTCGGCGCTTTGGCATCACTGCTGACAGCCTTCTATATGTTCAGGGTACTGTACCTGACATTCTTCGGAAAATTCAGAGGTACGGAAGAACAGAAGCATCATTTGCATGAGTCACCGAATACAATGACAATGCCATTAATCATATTAGGATTCTTAGCTGTATTCGGCGGAGTTATCAGCCTTCCTTCTTTCCTTGGTGTTCATAGCTGGTTAAACGGATTTCTTGCTCCGATACTGCCAAGCGCAACAGCAGAACATCCGCCTCTGGACATGCAGCTGACCACAGTGATAATCTCTTCTCTGATCGCATTTATTGGTCTGGGACTGGCTTACTTCAAATATATTAAGAAATCGGAAGTACCTGCCGAGGATAGTAAAATCACAGGATTTGGAAAAGTGCTTTACAATAAATATTATATCGACGAAATATACAATGCATTATTCGTAAAACCAATCTATGCTCTGGCTAATTTCTTCGATAAGTATATGGAACAATGGCTCAAAGGCTTCTTCAAAGGAGGAGGCGAACTTGTAGAAACTGTATCACCGTACTTCAAGAAGTTGCAGAACGGAAGCCTCGGATTTTATCTGTTCTTCTTTGTGTTAGGTTTCAGTGCGCTAATAATCTGTTTATTCCTTGTATAA
- a CDS encoding NADH-quinone oxidoreductase subunit M produces MNIAIILIILLVGAILTYFSGNRFASKVAILFSVAAAIFSVALCLKFGAAGTNYSAEWISNPNISFSLKADGLAIAMILLTTILLPIIILAAHNREFKNEKLLYSLIMFMAFAMTGAFLSSDALLYYVFWEMSLIPIYFIIILWGNGEMAKRRKAAMTFFLFTFAGSLFMMAAIIYMYTKTGSFQLEAFYNANLSNTEQIWIFLAFFLAYAIKIPIFPFHTWQANVYQKAPAVGTMLLAGLMSKMGAYSVIRWQIPTTPYAAQELRTIVLILCIIGVVYGAIMALRQDDLKRFMAYASLSHVGFVAAGSYALTYDGLQGAVVLILAHGFGIVGLFYSVDIIQNRTNTLSISKLGGIASHTPKFTVAFFLAILSSIGVPLTFNFIGEFTIMYGLYEVNLWYALTIGTSLFLGALFMLRMFQHVMLGEPSETKFRDLSKTEIFVFSLIVAVLLFFGVYVKPVTDLVSSSLEEIVMYINR; encoded by the coding sequence ATGAATATCGCTATTATATTAATCATATTATTAGTAGGTGCAATTCTTACTTATTTTTCAGGGAACAGATTTGCCTCCAAGGTTGCTATCCTGTTCAGTGTCGCAGCAGCTATATTCTCTGTTGCCCTATGTCTAAAATTCGGTGCCGCAGGTACAAACTACAGTGCAGAGTGGATAAGCAATCCGAATATATCATTCTCGCTCAAAGCCGACGGATTGGCCATCGCCATGATCTTGTTAACAACGATTCTATTACCCATCATTATACTGGCCGCGCATAACCGCGAGTTTAAGAACGAAAAGCTCTTATACAGCCTTATCATGTTTATGGCTTTTGCCATGACAGGGGCTTTCCTGAGCAGTGACGCGCTACTATATTATGTATTCTGGGAAATGTCGCTTATCCCGATTTACTTCATCATCATACTATGGGGTAACGGAGAGATGGCTAAACGCCGCAAGGCAGCCATGACATTCTTCCTGTTCACATTCGCGGGTTCATTGTTTATGATGGCTGCAATTATATACATGTATACGAAGACAGGCAGTTTCCAGCTAGAAGCATTTTATAATGCCAATTTGAGCAATACGGAACAGATATGGATATTCCTTGCCTTCTTCCTTGCTTATGCTATTAAAATACCTATTTTCCCATTCCATACATGGCAGGCTAATGTTTATCAGAAAGCTCCGGCTGTAGGTACAATGCTGTTAGCGGGTCTGATGTCGAAAATGGGTGCATACAGTGTTATACGCTGGCAAATACCGACAACACCTTATGCAGCACAAGAACTAAGAACAATTGTTCTTATACTCTGTATTATCGGAGTGGTATATGGAGCAATAATGGCTCTGAGGCAAGACGACCTGAAACGCTTTATGGCTTATGCCTCACTTTCGCATGTAGGCTTTGTGGCTGCAGGTTCATATGCGCTTACGTATGACGGATTGCAAGGAGCGGTGGTGCTTATACTTGCGCACGGTTTCGGTATTGTAGGGCTGTTCTACTCAGTAGACATAATACAAAACCGTACAAATACATTATCTATAAGCAAACTTGGAGGAATCGCATCGCATACACCTAAATTTACAGTTGCATTCTTCCTTGCCATATTGTCTTCTATCGGGGTTCCGTTGACATTCAACTTTATCGGGGAGTTTACCATTATGTACGGTCTCTATGAAGTAAATCTATGGTATGCCCTGACAATAGGAACATCATTATTTCTGGGAGCATTATTTATGCTGCGGATGTTCCAGCACGTTATGCTTGGAGAGCCTTCCGAAACTAAGTTCAGGGATCTGTCCAAAACCGAAATTTTCGTATTCAGCCTGATCGTCGCAGTACTATTATTCTTCGGGGTATATGTAAAACCGGTGACAGACCTTGTATCTTCGAGTTTAGAAGAGATTGTAATGTATATTAACAGATAA
- a CDS encoding NADH-quinone oxidoreductase subunit N, translated as MSTLIAIAGLGIICLLLEILNLRKILIPVTLIGLIAALGLTVTEFYLGESFLGTDKYNMVVTSGFSQGFSILFIVLAILILTMSPKFYQDKMVKIADYVALKVFMLAGAVAMVSFGNFAMFFIGLEVLSIAAYVLAASEPKNLKSNEAGMKYFIMGAFASSFILFGIALVYGATGSFDINEISVDSMTSGMPVWFNIGFIMISVGMLFKASIVPFHFWAPDVYEGSPTLVTAIMSTLVKVAAIGALYKIVSVLAAGITPAYQIALIVLSILTMTVGNITAMKQSNIKRMMAYSGISHAGFMMMTLLAIGSSANTVLYYAAAYSLAGVAAFAVILGVCRGKDNEDISNFFGLIKRQPTMTGVMICAFLSLSGIPIFAGFFAKFFVFGQMLQTNHLILVIFGIINSVIAVSYYLGVANVMITKEPETTERLRVPFEYKAVAITAIALNLLLGIFPNLIMGLTL; from the coding sequence ATGAGTACATTGATAGCCATCGCGGGATTAGGAATTATTTGCCTGTTATTAGAGATTCTCAATTTAAGAAAGATCCTCATACCTGTCACCCTTATCGGTTTGATAGCAGCATTGGGATTGACTGTTACCGAATTTTATCTGGGAGAGTCATTCCTTGGCACGGATAAATACAACATGGTGGTAACAAGCGGATTTTCGCAAGGATTTTCCATCTTATTCATTGTGCTTGCCATTCTCATCCTAACGATGAGCCCCAAATTCTATCAGGACAAGATGGTAAAAATCGCCGACTATGTAGCCCTGAAAGTATTTATGCTTGCAGGAGCTGTAGCAATGGTTTCGTTCGGTAATTTTGCCATGTTCTTTATCGGGCTCGAAGTACTTTCCATTGCAGCCTATGTATTGGCGGCAAGCGAACCCAAGAACTTGAAAAGCAATGAAGCGGGTATGAAATATTTCATCATGGGTGCATTTGCTTCCAGCTTCATTCTCTTCGGCATTGCGCTGGTATACGGGGCAACAGGCTCATTTGATATAAACGAAATATCTGTAGACTCGATGACATCGGGAATGCCTGTATGGTTCAATATCGGCTTCATTATGATATCTGTCGGTATGCTCTTTAAGGCATCTATCGTTCCGTTTCATTTCTGGGCACCCGATGTATATGAAGGCTCACCTACCCTTGTCACTGCTATAATGAGTACGCTGGTAAAGGTAGCGGCAATAGGCGCTTTATACAAAATAGTAAGTGTTCTTGCTGCTGGTATAACCCCGGCTTATCAGATAGCCCTGATCGTACTTTCGATACTGACGATGACCGTAGGTAACATCACTGCTATGAAACAGTCCAACATCAAGCGCATGATGGCTTACTCGGGTATCTCGCATGCGGGATTTATGATGATGACATTACTGGCTATAGGAAGTTCGGCCAATACAGTTTTATATTACGCTGCGGCGTACAGTCTTGCCGGCGTAGCAGCATTTGCTGTTATACTGGGTGTATGCAGAGGTAAGGACAACGAAGATATTTCCAATTTCTTCGGACTCATCAAACGGCAACCAACGATGACAGGAGTAATGATATGTGCATTTCTTTCACTGAGTGGTATCCCAATCTTTGCCGGATTCTTCGCCAAGTTCTTTGTATTCGGGCAAATGTTGCAAACAAACCATCTGATACTGGTTATATTCGGTATCATCAACTCCGTAATAGCCGTATCATATTATCTGGGTGTTGCCAATGTAATGATTACAAAAGAGCCTGAAACAACCGAACGGTTGAGAGTACCTTTCGAATATAAGGCGGTTGCTATCACAGCTATTGCACTGAACTTATTACTGGGTATCTTCCCCAATCTGATTATGGGGTTGACTTTGTAA